AGGAGGGTGGTTGAATTTATGGATAATAAAGTAAAAGAGAGTATAAAAAGCACCTTCTTCGATTTGGCTGCCACCCTCGAAACCGGCCAATATAATAATGGGCGAGGGAAAAAGATACGCATAGGTGTGGTAACTTTAGGCAGTGAGTTAGGCGAGGCCGAAGTGATACGCGGGGCCGAGCTAGCGGCCGGTCGTAATGACGGGGTAGAGGTGATGCTGATTGGCCCCAAAAGTTCATCAAGCTTACCCTTAATAGAGGCTGCCAGTGCCGATACCGCCCATAAAATAATGGAGGAGGCCCTCAAAAAAGGCGAGCTGGACGGTGTGGTTACTATGCATTACAACTTTCCCATCGGGGTATCCACGGTAGGTAAGGTGATTGCGCCGGCTAACGGCCGCGAGTTTTTTATTGCTTGTACTACCGGTACTTCGGCTACTAATCGCAGTGCGGCTATCTTTAAAAATGCCCTTTATGGTATTATCGCCGCTAAAGCCGGCGGGTTAACCAACCCAAGTATTGGCCTATTAAATATTGACAATGCGCGTAATGCTCAGCGAGCTTTAGAAGAGTTGGTTAAAAATGGTTATCCCATTAACTTTGGTGAATCGGGCCGTGCCGATGGCGGCAGTTTATTGCGCGGGAACGATTTAATAAACGCCGCTGCCGATGTAGTGGTGTGTGATTCGCTCACCGGTAATGTCTTAATGAAAATGTTTGCCTCGTTTAACAGCGGCGGCGGTTATGAGGTTAGCGGCTATGGTTATGGGCCGGGCATTGGTTTTGGCTTTAACCTGCCCGTTTTTATTGTTTCACGGGCCAGCGGCGCTAATGTGATTGCCGGAGCGGTAGCTTATGCTTATAATTGCGCTAAAAATAATTTAGCTAAGATAATCAAAGACGAAGAATTACTCCTTAAAAAGTGCAGGTTCGAGGAAATTTTTGACACTTTAAATAATAAAGAACAAAAAGAAACGGCAATAAATGTCTCATCAAATAAGCCGGCTAAAGAGGTAGTAACTTTTGAGATACCCGGTGTGGAAGTGATGGAGCTGGAGGACGCGGCCACGGCCGTAATGACTGCCGGTATTTATGCCGAAACCGGTATGGGCTGCACCGGGCCGATTATTTTGGTAAGCGCTAATAACGGCCCAAAAGCTAGCGGGTTATTAAAAGAAGCAGGTTTTTTATAATTAATAATTGATAAAGCCTGCTTGACAAATAAGTTATTACGAGTATAATATTTAGGGAAGCAGATATGGCCCGGTGGTCTTCACGCTCTTCAAAAGCGATGAATGCTTAATAGCATTGGCAGGTTCGACTCCTGCCTCTTCCGTTCTTTCATTAATTAATGAAATTAGGAGTGATGATGGAGTTTTTGACTTCGGTTTTAAATAGCATAAATTCGAGTTTTTTAACACCTGTGCTGGTAGTAACTTTAGTTGGCACGGGTATTTTTTTAACCATTAGATTGCGTTTTGTGCAAATTAAACAATTTAAACGGGCCTTTAAAAAAACCTTTGGCGGCTTTAGTTTAGCCGGTAAAAAAGCAGACAACAAAGGTATGAGCAGCTTTCAAAGCCTTGCTACCGCCGTTTCTTCGCAGATGGGTACCGGTAACTTAGTTGGCACGGCGGCGGCCTTAATGCTGGGCGGGCCGGGCGGCCTTTTTTGGATGTGGGTGTCGTCTTTTTTAGGTATGGCTACCATCTATACCGAAGTAGTACTGGCACAAAAATATAAAGTAGTAAAAGATGGCGTTACTCTTGGCGGCCCCGCTTATTACATAAGAGAGGCTTTTAAGGGCAAGTTAGGGGTGTTTTTGGCTACTTGGTTTTCGCTGGCCATCATTTTACTTTTTGGCCTCGTAATGATGCTGTTTCAGGCTAACGCCATCGCTACTTCTATGGTTAATGTTTTGCCGGCGGCTTTTTTGGCTGATAATCAAAGGTTAGCAATGATAGTGAGCGGTTTATTATTAGCCGTTTTTTGCGCTTTTATCTTTGCCGGCGGGACTAAACGTATTGCCAGCTTCGCCGAAAAAGTAATGCCTATTTTAGCGGTAACTTATTTAATTGCCGCCTTAGTTATTATTTTTATGAACATAACTAATTTACCAAACGTTATTGTCGGCGTTTTTATAGGGGCGTTTAATCCGCAAGCCGTTTTAGGCGGCGGACTAGGTATTGGTATTGTGCAGGCCATTCGTTGGGGCTTTATGCGCGGAATGCTCGCCAACGAGGCCGGCACCGGCAGTGCACCGCACGCCCATGCGGTGGCGCGGGTTAACCACCCTTGCGAGCAAGGTATGGTGGCGATGATTGGTGTTTTTAGCGTGTTTTTAGTGGTAACTTTAACGGGGCTGGCCATTTTAAGCAGCGGTGTGTTACAAACGATGGTGTATATTTTATCCGATACTTCTCATATTCCTAACCAACTGGCCGGCAGCGGTCTTATCCAGCTTATTTTTAACCGGCATTTTAGCTATTTTGGTAATATTTTTATTGCTGTAGCGATGTTCTTTTTTGGTTTTACCACGATGATAGCCATTTATTTTTACGGGGCGCAAAACGTGCGTATGGTTTTTGGCAATAAAGGCATATTTATTTTTGCTGCTACAGCCATTATGGCCACTTTTATCGGCGCTAACGTTAAGATAGATATAATTTGGGCTTTAATCGATTTTTTTATTGTACCGGCAGCAGTTATTAATGTGGCCGCCGTTTTAAAATTAAGCGGTGAGGTATCGGGAGCGATAAAAGAGTTTAATGGACTAAGCAATGTAGTAAACAGGTGAAGAATATAAATTGAAGAAATTATTATGCTTACTAATATTTAGCTTGCTTTTTTTAAGTAGTTGCGAGTGGTTATCTGAAATTTTAAATGAATTTGAAACTATAGAACATCGTTACGCCAACTGGCAAGCTATTCTAGATACCGAAAGCAATGCCCAAGATGGATTACCTCATTTATTGCACCCTACACTTAATGGCGGTGTTTCGTTAGAAAGTTATATCTTTGATGTAATTAATTTGTACGATATTGATAATAATAGTGTATGGGGCAGATTTAGTTATGCCGATAACTTTTTCACTCATTTTGATTTAGATATAGAGCCGTTTAATCGTTATAATTATATTGATGTAAATGTTTGGGCTGGCCGGCGTATGCAAAGGGTGGGGTTTGACGAGAATAAAATAGATTTTTATTTTTTTGACAGGCCTTTTACATATTTAGTAAATACCGAAGAAAATGTAATTTACTTTCTTAGTTTTAGGTTAAGAGCAAGATAAACAAATAAGGCAAGTAACTTTAACTTGCCTTGTAAAAATTAGATTATTTTATCTTTTCATTATCAAAATCTATTAAAGTAGTTACATTGTAACCCTTTAACCGTTCTTTGTAAGGTAAAAAAGTAAGGCCGATTAAAGCAAAAACCTCTTTAACAACGGCCCCGCCGCGCTCTAGTAACTCTACGCTGGTACGCAAGGTGCCACCGGTAGCGAGTAGGTCATCAACCATTAAAATATTCTTACCTTTAGGTACATCGTCGGCGTGTACTTCAACTTCGCCTTTGCCGTACTCTAGGGTGTAACTGGCTTTAAGAGTTACGCCGGGCAATTTACCGGCTTTGCGGATAGGAATAAACGGTAGCTTCATCTTGTAAGCCAGCGGGGCGGCAAAGAGAAAGCCGCGCGCATCGGCGCCTGCGATGGCTTCTATACCTTTATCTTTGTAAATTTCTATCATGCGGTCAATAACATAACTAAAAGCTTCGGCATTAGCCAGCAGCGAGGTTATATCATAAAAAACAATGCCTTTTTTAGGGTAGTTAGGCACACGGCGGATTATAGCATTTAAATCTTTATCGGTCATTTTTATCACCTTTAATTTTATTTTTGCCAGCTAACTATAACATAAAATGCCAATTTCTTAAAGAGGGCTCGGGGTATTTTTAACACTATATTGATTAATTTTTCGCAATATTATAAAGTATTGTCAATCTGCCGCCGGCAAGAAAAAACCCGGCGGTAAGAAATAATTAAAATTTAATATGAGAATAGAGGTATAAAAATGAAAAAAATATTTTTGCTAGGATTTTTATTATTAACAGTTCCACTTTTTGCCTCTAGGCAAGTGTCGGATAGGGTTATTTTTAATGATAGGCAATATAATACACTCTCTTTCCCTTTAGAGATATATTTTGAAACTTATCCTGAGAGAAGACCGGAAATTACGCACTGGATTTCGGCTTTAACGCGGGGTTATATAGCTACTTTCGAGGTAATTAATAACGAACTTATTTTAATTGATATAGATGAAAATTTTTTAAATGATTATCTTTGGCTGGGTATGAAGATGGCTTTCTTTACCGGCAAGATAAACTTAATTAATGGTGAGGCAACGGGAGTAAACTCGGGCTTTATGCCGATTTATCAAAATTATCTTGTTTTAGAGGTTAGAGAGGGAGTTGTCATTGCCAGCTATAATCTAACTGCATATGAATATTTGCAATCATTAATACAAGCTTTTCCGGAGGGTAGCTCTGCACAAAATCATTTTATTAGGTTATTAGAAGAGCTTAACAGGAGGCAATAAAACAATTATGCCTTTTACTTTTGCTCACCCGATTATCATTTTACCTTTTAAAAAATATTTCCCTAACTATTTTTCGCTTACAGCTTTGGTAATAGGCAGCTTAATGCCCGATTTTGAGTACTTTATGCGTATGCAATTACGCAGCGCCTATAGCCATAGTTTGCTGGGGCTTTTTACCTTTAACTTACCTGTTGGGCTGGCCTTTTGTTTTATCTTTCATAACATTATAAGGAACGATTTATTTGCTAATTTACCTCTTTTAAGAAGTAGATTGACCATTTATAATACCTTTAATTTTAATAATTACTTTATAAAAACACCTGTAATAGTTGTAACCTCGTTGTTAATAGGAGCGACCTCACATATTTTGTGGGATAATTTTACTCATATTAGCGGCTTTTTTGTAGAAAGAATAAGTTTTTTGCAGTCTTTTATATCCATTGTTGGTATAACATTACCGGTTTATAAAATACTTCAATATTCCGGCGGGCTTATGGGAATGCTTATACTTTTTTTATTAATTTTAAAGCTGCCAAAATTTAAGATAGTTAGTAAAATAAATGCAATTTATTGGCTTGGGATTATTTTAATTATCTTAGCTGTATTTATTATTAAAACATTAGCCGGTTTAAATTATCGGCAGTACGGTAACGTGATTGTGGTTTTTATTTCGGCCGGTATAATAGCCATCATTTTAGTGCCGCTTATAAAAAGAATATTTATAACTATTAAAGCTATTTTAAGGAGAAATTGATGAAGCAAAAAAATTACGGCTTATTTTTTATCACTATAATGGTGTTACTTTTATCTTCTTGTTATCCTATGCCTTATAATTCACTCCATTTTGTAGATGAACATTTGGCGCATGGCCCGTTGAGGGAAGAACCCAGTAGGTGGGATTCTGCCAATGAAATAAGGTTTATCTTGTATCAAGAAACAGGCTCGGTCTCAGATATTGGCCATGTTCAAAACACATTTTTAAGACGGTTGGAACATAGAGATGCCGTGCTTATGGAAAGATATTATCTTAATGGAGCTTTTTTTCGGGCACGTATCACCCCGGAGGGAATACCAGAGTTAGTGAACCATAATATAAGGGCTCCGTACGGTATAACTTTGGCTGGTTTTGGTTTTGCAGATAGACATACCACTTTTACCATAAAGGGTATGCATATACAATCGCAGAGAGGGGGCGATTTTTCGGCTTTAGCGGCAGATAGTTTGCCCGTAACCATCGGGTTTTTTGATTATACGGAGAGAGATGGAAAGCCTGTAAAGGTAATTTTTGATACAGGCCGTATCTTTAATTTTAGAGCAGAAAGAATTACCATTGAAGTCATTTTAGAGGTAAACACCGTTGAGGGCTCGGAGACAGGCACCATCATTTTTGAGTTTAGGCCGATTAGAGAGGCGGGGCTGTTTAGGTGGTTTGTGGTTTAAATTTTCTCTTGCCTATCCCCATTATTTATGTTAAAATAACTAAAGTAATTATACATCTTGGCTTAAAAAGCTAAAGTAAAGGAGATAATATGGTTATTTTAACATTAAATTGCGGTAGCTCGTCAGTTAAATATCAGGTTTACGATTGGGCTAACAAAAATGTGCTGGGCAAAGGAGTTATCGAGCGTGTAGGTCAAGATTTAAGCGACCTTGAGCACCAAGCTACCGGTAAAGAAGAGCATAAAGGTAAACGGCCTTGCCCCAGCCACAACGAGGCCATCGCTTGGGTGCTGGAAATGTTGATAGACAGTGAGTACGGTTGTATCAAAAGTATAGACGAAGTAAAGGCCGTTGGCCACCGCGTAGTGCATGGCGGCGATGTTTTTACTAAATCGGTTATCATTAACGAAGATACTTTAAAGCAATTTGAAAAGGTATCGCCGCTCGCCCCGTTGCATAACCCGGCCAATATTATGGGCATTAAAAGCGCCATGTTGGTGTTACCAACGGTGCCGCACTGCGCTATTTTAGATACCGCTTGGCACCAAACGATGGACGAAACGGCCTTTACCTATGCCTTACCAAATGAGTGGTACAGTAAACACAATGTGCGCCGTTATGGTTTTCATGGCACCAGCTTTTTATACACCGCCAAGCGTGCCGCCGTGCTGCTGGGTAAAGCCAATAAAGATACCAATGTGATTATCTGCCACATTGGGAATGGTGCCAGTATTTGTGCCGTTAAGGGTGGCGTGAGTGTGGATACCAGTATGGGTATGACCCCGCTTGAGGGCCTAGTGATGGGCAGCCGCAGCGGCGACTTTGACCCCTCCATCTTAAATTATATTGGTAACAAAGAAGGTTTAACTTTAGCCGAGCTGGATAATGCTATTAATAAAAAGAGTGGTTTACTAGGTATAACCGGTAAATTTACCGATAGACGTGATGTGGAGCACGGTGTAGAAAAAGGTGATAAGGCCTGTATTTTAGCCCAAGATATGGAGTGCTACCGCCTGCGCAAGTACATTGGCAGCTACCTTGCAGTGCTGGAAGGTAAAGTTGACGCCATTGTTTTTACCGCTGGTGTGGGTGAATTTGGCAGTGCCATCAGGCTAAAAACTCTGGCTCCTTTAAAGGCGATGGGTATTATTATTGATGAGGCTAAAAATGCCTTAGCAATGACCCGCAATGCCGAAAGCTGTATTAGCGCCGATAACAGCCCGATTAAAGTATATGTTATTCCCACCGATGAAGAGCTGGTAATGACCGAAGACACCTTTGCTCTAGCTAATGGTAGTTACAAAGAACATACCAACTATAAGTATATCTTTGAGGATAAGGCTTATGTAAATAAAGCGCGCGAAGAGGCTTTGCCAAAAGATTTAGCCAAAAAACCGGGCTTAGATAAGATAATAGTGAAGAGTTAAGAATTAAAAAGGTTGCTGTTTGTGATTGCAAGCGGCAACCTTTTTAAATGAGGAGATAATGATGCTTATAAGCTTAAATATAGCCGCCAAAAAGAGTGAAGTAGAGTAAGTAAAATTATGAAGACGATTGCCGGAATTAAGGAAAAAAAATTTTATTAGACACCGCTAAAAACCTTGCGACAAAAGTTATTATAGAGCTTGAAAAAATTATTGACATAGAGAAAAGTGAATTAGGCAATCATCAAGATAAAGCATAAGCAGTAACATTTATTTTTATTTCTTTAAAGCCACTTCATGAAACTTAGCTAAAATTTGCTGTACTTCTTCTAAAGGCAGCGACTTACCCTCTAACAGCCACTTGCGCCATACGGCATAAGCGCCGGCGGCTATAAAGACGGTAGAGTAATCTTCTTCTCCATATAATAAAATAACTTGCTCTATAAAAATAGCTCTAATAATAGGCTCGTAGCCGCCACGTTCGGCAAGCATAAGCTCTTCACCAAATTGCTCAAAAAAATTAAACTGAAAGTTTATATCGTGCCGTCTTTCAAAGGAAAGCTGTAATTTTTCCTTATAATATTCCCATAAAATTTGCTCTAAAGCGGCAAAGTTGCGGTAAAAAGCCATACGACTAACTCCAGCCTTGCTGCACAGTAAAGATATAGTTATATTAGATAATTTTTCTGTTTTTAATAACATTAAAAGGGCGGTAGTTAAGTATTCTTTAGTATCTTGTTTTAAAATTTTTGCGCCGGCGGTAGCTGCCATCATAAACTCCTTATGGTTACAAGGATAGCTTTAATGTAACCTTTGCTCTTTTTTAGATTGACCTTGAAGGTAAAGATAGTATAGAGTAGTTTTAAATAAGTTACAACTGTAACACCACATTATTTTAGGGAGAGCTTTTTTATGTTTAAAGACAGAAGATTTATTTTATGGTTTAGAATTTTTGCCTTTTTATTAGCCATAGCTGGTATTTTATATACGGTAGGTTTTTTCAGTAATAATATCCAATTAGGTATGTTTTTGTATTATACGATGATAACTAACACGATGGCGGCCGTACTTTGGGCTATCTTTATTAAACGTACCGTACAAAGTTTACACCGTGATGGCAGAAGCGGACCGGCCGGTTACTACCCACGCTTAAATATGATATTTGCCGTGCCTGTCGTGATGATGGGCATAGCCTATTGGGTTATTATGGCGCCTGCTAGCAATGATAATTTATTAACTTTTGTTAATTTAACTACACACGGTACAACTCCCTTGCTTTTTTTAATTGATTATTTACTGTTTTCAACGCCGGGTAAAGTTAAGCGAAAAGATATTGGTTACGCTGTACTTATTCCCGTAGCTTATGTTGTTTTAACTTATAGCGTTACAGCTTTAGGTTTTTTGTATCCGCGTCTTGGCGGCGGAGCCGGCCGTTATCCATACTTTTTCTTTAATGTTGAGGAGTTAGGTTTGGCTGTAGTTACTCTTTATATTGCTTTTATAGCCATCTTTACGCTTTTACTGGGTTGTCTCTTTTACTTTATTGACAAAAAACGAGCCGATATAAACCAAAATACTTCTATAAAAGAAAAAGTATAACCACAAAACACACCAAAAACACGAAAGTGTATCTTTTTGTGCAGTCAATTTTTTTATTAATTTTTTTTAAATTATGTTAATATACAGTATATCCTGTTAATACTTTACAGGATATGCCTCTTTATGTTAAACTAAACAAGAAAGAGGTAAATTTATGAAAATACTCGCCATTAACGGTAGTCCGCGTAAAAATAATAACACTGTTAAATTATTAAACAAGGCTATAGAAGGTGCTACAGCGAACGGCCGGCACGAAGCAGAGACCATTCATTTGTACGATTTAACCTATAAAGGTTGTACCAGCTGCTTTGCCTGTAAGTTAAAAGATGGCCCCAGCTACGGCAAATGTGGTTACAAAGACGAGCTTTTGCCGGTGTTGGAAAAAGCCTTAGCTGCCGATGTATTATTGTTAGGCTCGCCCATCTACTTTGAGCAGGTTACGGGGGAAATGCGCTCATTTTTGGAGCGCCTACTTTTTTCGGTACTCATTTATAACGAAAATTATAGCAGCTTACTGACGAAAAAGATACAAGTAGGTTTTATCTACAGTATGAATGTAAACCAAGAGTTTATGCAAGAAGCCGGTTATTTACAAGGTTTAAAATTTGCCGAAAATGATATTAAGCGCTTACTTGGCCACTGCGAAAGCTTAGCGGTAAACGATACCTACCAATTTAACGATTATAACCGGTATGTGGTAACCGTTTTTAAAGAAGAGCATAAAGCTAAAGTGCGCGCCGAGCAGTTTCCGCTGGATTTAGAAAAAGCTTACCAACTAGGGTTAAGGTTATCGGCGGTTAAAGCTTAATCATTTTAGAGGTAAGATAATATTAAAAAAAATAAAGCCTTAATTTATGCTTTTTTATTTATAACCGGGCTGGCTCTTGCGTTTGTTGTTGTAAGGATATTTTACTTTTTGTTAATTATTTACACTGTAAATAATTTAATTAAGTGGATATTCTTGCCTTTTTTTGTCTTTATCTTTATTTTTGTTGCTATAGGCAGCTTTAATGATAACCACAAGGTTAGCAAGGTATTTTTTAAGGGTTTTTTGTTTCTTATAGTACTTAATACTTTAATTTTTATTGCGCTTAATGGCTTAACGGTTATCTTTAGTAATTTAGGTTTTTTTTATAATTTACCTTTATTTGTTGTTCTTTTAGCCGGTTTGCCGATAATTTTTAAAGTTAAAAAGCCGTTAGTCGGCTTAACTATTACGGCTTTTAAAGAGGATTATGCATTAGTTAAGATAAATAACAATTTACTAAGCAAAGTAAGGCTGCCGGCCAGCAATTTTTATTTAATTACGCAAAACGAAGGTAAATTAATGATTATTGCTCCTAATATTTGTTTTGCTAGTAACTTTGAGAGATACGGCCATTTAAAATTATTAAAAATTACTACCGGTCAAGAAGGTACAGTTTTTAATTTAAAAACTATAAGCAACTGCTTAAAGGTTATTGGGGTTAAATTTATCTTACATATAGCTTTTAATGACTGTTTTTTATTGATAGAGCAAAATGATTATCAGTTGGTTTTAGCGGTTTTAGCTAAAGAGGGAGGAGAGATAAACTATGACTAAACTTGTAAGGGTAGCAATAATAGCGGCAGCGGCTGTAGTATTAGTTATTTTATTATTAATAACATCTTTAAATAGCGCCAGAAGGCGCAATTTGTATAACAGCGAGCAGCCCGATCCTTTTGTGATGAGTATTGCCGAAGGTTTTAGAAACAGGCTTGGGCAGCAACGCACGCAAGCACAGCCCCAAATCCAAACTGAGGGTAGCCACACGGCGGAGGCCGGTACTCGGATTGTCAGAGATTTAGAGATTGATAATTTGTTAGCCGGTATCGATAGTCATTTAACGGCTATTAGGTACAGCGGTCTAGAAGCCGGACAAAATTTACTGGATACCTTAGCCGATAGGCTTTACGTAGATAGGGCTTTATTTAACCATATCTTTTATGAGGCTAAGGTAAGCGCCAGTTACGAAGATTTTAGCCATTTGTATAGCCATACTGCCCACGAAGGGCTAGCCGGCGCCGTTTATCAACGTACTGCGGCTATTACCCAGCTTATAAATGATTTGGCACAACAATATTAGCTGTGCCTATGAGGGAAAGTAATAATTAGTAAACGCGCCCGGTGCGATTCGAACACACGACCCACGGATTCGAAGTCCGGTACTCTATCCAGCTGAGCTACGAGCGCTTAGTAGTTACTATAATAGATAGTTTATTAATTGTCAATAGCGCTATAATATTAAGTTACTTTAAATTATTGTACTATTGTATATTTTTCAAGCAGCTTTTCGGCTTGTTTTTTAGCTTCTTTATAGTGGCTAAGCCTTATCAGTAAAACAATTATTAATTGCAGCTCGTCTTCACGGGTGGTTCTTTGACAAAGTTCGTGGCATTTAGCAAAGGCTTGTTTTGTTAGGCCGGCTTCTTCTAGGGTAAAGGCATAATTAATTTGTAAGTGTATGCTATCGTTAAGGGCAATAGCTGTTTCGCAAGCTTTAAGGGCTTCTGCGTAATCTTCTTTAACAGAAAGAATGCCACCTTTTAGGTTATAACTTTCGGCATCGTAAGGGGCTATTTTAATGGCTTCGTTAATATCGTATAAAGCTTCGTTTACCATACCTAAACTTAGCTCTAATTTAGCTTTATTAAAATAGGCAAAGTTACTGGCATAAGGTAAAGTAACGGCCCGCGTATAAGCGTGCAAGGCCTCGTTAAAAAGGTGTTGCTCTTCGTAAAAAAGGGCTAAGTTGTTCCAAAGTTCACTGTTTTCATCGGTAAGATTAATAGCGGTAAAAAAATCGGCTAAAGCTTTTTCTGTTTGCTTTAAGTGGCCATAGGCAATGGCTCTGGCTTCATAATCGTGGGCGGCGCCTTGTTCGGTTACCGCTTTGCTGGCATAAAAAAGAGCGGTATCGTATTGGTTTAGCTCGCTGTAAAGCATAGATATTAACCACCAAGGCGCTAAATTACTTACTTTAACTAAACGGTTAAGTACAGCCAGCGCTTCGTGATAAGCGGCTGCATCGTAAAGCGCTAAAGCATATTCTTGCAGGTAATCTATGTTATCGTTGTCTAACTTTAAGGCGGCCTCTAGGGCCTCTTTAGCCCGCTTGATGTCGCCGTAATCGCGGCAAGTTAGGGCAAAATCGAAGTAAGTTTCGGCGTCGTCTTCTAAATAAGCCAGCTTTTCATTAAGGGCTATAGCTTCGTCTATGCTTTCTTCATCGTAAGCTTTAAAGGTAAGATGTTTTAAAAAGGCGGTAGAAAGATAGTTGTTAGCCTTAGCCATACGCTGATTATAGACGATTATGCTACAACTTGCAAGCTTAAGCGGTGGCTAACTTTGGCAAAAATATGCTATAATTAATTAAATGGAGAGCAAAAATATGCATAATATTACTATTAGAAGAGCGTTTTTATCCGATTTACCTTATTTGTATGAAGTCTGCTTAAAAACAGCAAACGAAGGCAAAGATGCCACTAAATTATTTAGCGACCCTTATTTGGTAGGCCAATATTACGTTGCTCCTTATGTAGTTTACCCTAAAGCTATCTGTTTTGTAACGGAGTACGAAAATATTCCGCAAGGTTATGTAGTGGCGGTACCCGAGACAATTACTTATAAAGAATGGCTAGAAGAGCATTGGCTGGCACCTTTAAGAAAACAATTTCCCCAAAATGAGCCATTTTTTAGCGAGAAGCAGACAAAGATTATTAATATTTTACATGATAGGGGTTATCAAGAGTTTTATAACGGTTTAGAGTGGTATACAAATTATCCGGCACATTTGCATATTAATTTATTGCCGGTTATTCAGGGACAAGGAGCCGGCAGCAAATTAATAGAGAGTTTGTTTAAGGAACTAAAGGAACAAAATATAGCGGGTTTACATCTTAATATACGTTTTACTAACCCAAGTGCGCTGCAATTTTATAAAAAAATGGGTTTTATCGTAATAAAAGAGCACGATTGGGGGTATACGCTGGGCAAACTTACTTAGTTAAAAATAATACTAAGCTAGCCAAAAGATAAATTATATGTTATAACAATAAAATGAAAATAAAAGCTTTAATTAATCGTATTATACCGCCCATTCCTGCCGAATATCAAGAGCAATTTAGCAATCTTCAATTAAGCAATAATATACTTAGAGTAAAAATATTGTCGTTCATTTGGTTAGCCGCTTTAATCCTTAACCCTATAGTGTATATTTTAAGCGATTCCCCTATTGATAGTTCGTTTCATTATAGTGAATTAATAGCTATTATTATCTTTAATTTGGCTCTTATTATTTTTAGTAAGAAAAATAAAATTTTGCATTATTTTTGTTATTTGTTTATAGCCAGCGGCTATCTTTTAATTGAGTTTTCGGCCAATTTTTTAGGAGAGGCAAATTTAATAGTTTATATATATTTTTATAAATTCTTTTTCTTATGTCTTGTACCAGATTTTAGGCCCAAAATATTTATATCGCTGGCATTTTTATATTTTGTGGCGACCTTTATCGCTCTTTCTTTACAAGACCCAGTTATGGTAGATATTTTTCCTTTGCAAACACAACTTAGTAATATATTCCTTATTATTTTAATTACTAAAATCCTCCTTTACCGCAGTAAGGTAAGAAATTTTGTTAGCACCTTCGAGATTAATAAAATGAATAAAAGTTTAATTGCTGTCCAACAGGAATTAAAAAATTACGGAAGTATCCCTTGACAAGTAATAAAATATAGGTTATACTACTTATGCAATTTAGGAGGTAGTATGACCTTATTCGAGTTTAACAAATTATTCACAAATGAACAAGAC
The sequence above is a segment of the Spirochaetaceae bacterium genome. Coding sequences within it:
- a CDS encoding flavodoxin family protein, encoding MKILAINGSPRKNNNTVKLLNKAIEGATANGRHEAETIHLYDLTYKGCTSCFACKLKDGPSYGKCGYKDELLPVLEKALAADVLLLGSPIYFEQVTGEMRSFLERLLFSVLIYNENYSSLLTKKIQVGFIYSMNVNQEFMQEAGYLQGLKFAENDIKRLLGHCESLAVNDTYQFNDYNRYVVTVFKEEHKAKVRAEQFPLDLEKAYQLGLRLSAVKA
- a CDS encoding GNAT family N-acetyltransferase gives rise to the protein MESKNMHNITIRRAFLSDLPYLYEVCLKTANEGKDATKLFSDPYLVGQYYVAPYVVYPKAICFVTEYENIPQGYVVAVPETITYKEWLEEHWLAPLRKQFPQNEPFFSEKQTKIINILHDRGYQEFYNGLEWYTNYPAHLHINLLPVIQGQGAGSKLIESLFKELKEQNIAGLHLNIRFTNPSALQFYKKMGFIVIKEHDWGYTLGKLT
- a CDS encoding Pr6Pr family membrane protein, producing the protein MFKDRRFILWFRIFAFLLAIAGILYTVGFFSNNIQLGMFLYYTMITNTMAAVLWAIFIKRTVQSLHRDGRSGPAGYYPRLNMIFAVPVVMMGIAYWVIMAPASNDNLLTFVNLTTHGTTPLLFLIDYLLFSTPGKVKRKDIGYAVLIPVAYVVLTYSVTALGFLYPRLGGGAGRYPYFFFNVEELGLAVVTLYIAFIAIFTLLLGCLFYFIDKKRADINQNTSIKEKV